TACTCTTAAGCTAATTATAATATGATATGAaactttcaaaattaatttatttaaaagtaattatatttttatattggcttaagatttttttttgaaactaaaattaagtacagattgttatttttaagaattttgaaactcaaaattaaaaatcacccCAACACAGGCCCTAAGTTTATGCGAGTTAGATAAGTCTAAGATAAGTCTAAGATTCAATGAATATTTATAAAGATACTTATATATTATCTACCAATAAGATTTTCACATCAACAATTAAGTTTATGCGAGTTAGGATCTGAAAACTCATTAAAGTAAGATAAGTCTAAGATTCAATGAATATTTATAAAGATACTTATATATTACCTACCAATAAGATTTTCACATCAACAATAGAATTAAACTCACATTCTTATAAGATATAAATACATTCCTTACCATCTTAATTGGTTATCATGTTATTACTATAATTGCTTGGGTTGTcaacacaaaaattaaataaaataatagtatcTAATATATTGAATTATATATCTATACTATATATAAAGGGAATAGAGAATTTTGGTGTACACATTTTTCTGGCTATTTTACCCTTATAAATATATCagtatattatcatttttatttcaatattttatctCTACAACTACACAAACCACtaagtataatatattttttctgaatGATCACCCACTATAATACAAGTATATAACCTCCAATATCTCTCTATTTatcgtatttttatttttaaaattatggagAAACAATGAGACAAGAAGTTCCTCATTTACCCAAGCCATCATAAAATTGCGTTGAACTAAATTTCATCTAAAAATCAAACGAAGTTTTTCAGTTATTAGTATTACTAAATAACATTGTTAAATCAGACATCACATGGCAAATTTGttggaatttttcttttatatacaaTACTACTATAAATTTTCTACTTAAAACTGCTAACTCCATTGCATTTACAATCACATTCTCATGAAACCCCTTCACACGGTACGCAACATTTAATTGCTCAACGAAAATAATGTCCAAACTTGAACGAGAAACCTTCAATTTTTTGGCCTATACCACTTATTTTAAGCCAGTTAAATTAGTCTAGGCCTGTTGTCAACTAAGACAAATTTCGGAAGTTTTATCttacaaaaatgaaatgaatgtctttaaattaaaaaggtacACTTCGTCTAGTCGGAATACAATAATAAgaccaaaaacaaataaaaatcaattgtaAGATTATAAATATCTCAACGACATTGACAAATTGTCAACATCAAGCACTCAACCAGAGGGAGTGGGACTACCATTCCAACAagcaaatatacaaaatatttagaaGAGACTCAACCGCAtgctaaaactaaaaaaacataattagacagtaaaaaataagaagaaaatatcCACCACAAGAATGAATATCTTGCTAACATGATGGAGGGTAAAAAAAAAGGTCATGTTTCAACCACGACCACCACCATCCTAAGGTTAGCGGAAAAAACCTGACAACACGCATTTGACTGCGAAATTTGACTTCCCGCCATGTGCATGTATTAGAAAACGACATTACACTCGTATGCAAGCAAGTAGTATCCGATAGGTGAAAAGAAACCACAGTAGAAATATTTACCATTCAATAATACAATGCCAAaagaagtataaaaaattaataccaCAACTTATAATGAACTCCCAAGTTACAACATAATTTAATACAATcctatttattaatttcatagACAATACTCATAAAGACCATTATTAACAAGAATCTAATAAAATATGCATAATGAAATGTAGCAACGAAAATAAcagacaataaataaaattataccaCAACTTATTGACCTAATTGCCTAAATTTAACTCAATTAATACCAAGAATACTAAATAATTCCTATAGTACAGCTAAGTTAGGCCAACAAGAGAAACAAAAGCAGGAAAACCaacattagaaaaataaaataaaataaaattattgaaactAATTCAACTTGATGAttatcaacaattattcattctttctttttttccaaaAGTAAATCTTGGGGTCAACTTGATTGGCATTTGGCAGTTATTCTCCTGATCAGAGGTGCAGGCAGAAATATTCAAGAGGCAAGCCTGGTTAAGTATGAATGTTTATCATGAATTCATGATTGTGGTGGAAGATTTGTTCTTGGGAGTATGGAATTGGCTAGCTCTTCATTCACCTTCACAGGAAGAGGTGGCATTTGCTTCATCACCTCTGGCGAGTCATTCAACCtgccaagaaaaataaaaatgaaaaaaaaaatagtaagccTTTTTACATCAAATCAAATTggattaaaatacaaatataattcagagatttatatataattctttatttccttttgttaGAACGCCAACTTAGGATTCCAACTCCTTTATACTCGAATAGGAAAGGACAAGCTAGCATTCATACACCGcaatatataaagagaaagaaataaatcacATTAATATATCATGTCCTTACAATTAGAgatagaaaagaacaaaaaaaagtacaacTCACTCGTTCATAATTTTAAGGATGTTATCTCTAGTTTGGCAGAAAAGATTGATGTTCTCCTGTACctggaaacaaaaataaagagaagaaaaacaaataacaggtCAGCACAAAAAACGGCCTAAGAATGGAAATGATACTGATAAACTAGAACACCGCTTATGGacccaaaaaagaaacaaaaaaactagAGCACCGCTTTCAGAACATCAAGCAGAGACATTATGAAGTATGAACTATCTCCCAAGATTTGCAATGCCAGGTAGGTAATTAAATTAGCACAAGCTATGAAACATCAAAAGCATAAAGGGAAGTTTTCAGTaagtatatataaacataaacataCTCAGGGTACAATTACCTGCTTTTATGTAAGCGGTCCTAAAATGAGATAGAAATGTTATTCTCATTCTGCCAATATAAGGTAATGACACTTCATTCTCCGTATTGgtatttttactaaattctGTGCTCTTGATTTCAGAATTAAGGCATGTTTATAAACATTGCTTCGGTTATCGATTTGTGTGGACATGAACACTTTTTTTTCGGTTATTGATTTGAACAAAATATACATTGataatgattattataaattagaaaaataactcAAGCATATACTTGTTCACATCTACTTTCCCTTTGTTTTGTTGCTTTCAGGTAAGTTATAATTGAAGAAACCCCATTCTCAAATATGGCCTCCAAAGCATCTAACAACATCCTACATCTGAGAATTATCAGCAAAgacaagaaaacataaaaacaaaattgaaagacAATGAGATAATTTCTCAACTCAAATATTACCTAACTTAGTCATGTCAATAATAAGCATGTATATTGTTAACCAAACTGAaacaaaatgaatataaaagaaGAACGTGGAGAGAAAATAGGACAAAAGAgaacaaggaaaaaataaattgcccAACACTGAGCCACATAGTTGATACAAATACTTATATAAGAAGTCTAATTCATAAGTTCAATCTATGGTCAAGCGGTCTTGTCTCCACACAAtaggtaaaaattaaaatcagttAAAATTGTTGTCAATTCACCTGGAAAGCAGAAAGATTTGTGGAGATTTGATTCAAGGCCTGTGCATTTTGCTCTAATAGGTCACCGGTGGGACCTCCAATtgctgcaagaaaaaaaaaaatcaaacacagAAGCTTgaacatttaaaaaagaaatgcaTGTACACAAGATGTTTCAAAGGTGAAAGAAGTGCCTAAGAGACATTGAGACATAGAAGCCTGCATTGTCATGTTTGCAAACAACAGCATCCAAAGCTATGAAAAAATGCAAAAGGTATGGAACTAAGTTACTGAACCTGTATAAGAGATGCCATCATCATTGTCCATTGCAATCATTGGTGGAGCATATGGGGAGACATTGGACCGAGCAACGAAGTTAGATGACTTTACTGCGGGATCAGAAACCCTTTCctggaaacaaaaaaaagagacttGCTAAGCATCCAAAGTCTCACTGAACATGATTAGAAACATAAAGAAAGAACCCAGAGTTTGCAGTACTTCACAAATGCACTAATACTCCATTagctttcttcctttttgttacttttcttttgtttcactTTCCTATATTTCTCACAGCCAAGATGCTAAACCATCCCCTATTTAACAAGTCAAaagaaacaaggaaacaaaacgCCATGCTAGCTTCTTCCTGGTTAGAAAATTTAACAATTACAATACTGTCTATTCCAAaactaaaacaacaaaaagatCATCATGCAATTTTCTGAGAAATCCTTACATGTGTAAAAGGAACACACTGTAAGCAAAACTCAAATTCCATATGAAACATTCAAGCAACATTTGCTCCTTGGAAATGAAACTTTTAGAAGTCCAGCAACAGAAGAAGGTGCCAGGATAACCTAATGCTTAAATACTTTTGGACATTTAGAGTTGGAAAATAGGGGATAATATTTTCATAGAAGCTAACCATGTTTTGTGAAATATTGTGGAATATTGACATACAGCAAATCTTATTTTGTTCTATTTAGTATTTTGGCAAAAATGAGTTCTAGATAAGTTTATAAGCTTTACAAATTTCAAAAGCCTGATAATAGTCTTGCCACACAAATAAGAAAAGGTGACCATTGAATAACAAAAAGGATATCAAATCATAACATTCTGTCAGTAATATTTTGCAGTAAGtggtgtaaaaataatattgccAGGAGCTAACCcagtaataactaataatatgTAATGATGTGTATACATTTGCATATGAATTCTAAAAGCAGACGTCATCATTTgcttatagaaaaataatacaagTAGAAAGTGAGACGGAAAAAAAAAGACCAGACGGTCTCAGGAGAACAGATGATTTGTTTGATGTATTATGAACTAAGGAAAGAGATTCTCCACAGTCATATAAGCAATCTAAAGAAGCACATGTCCAGAGGTCAGCTCACGATCCACAAAACAAAGGAACACCAATCTGTAGATTATCAAGTAGGATTTATGCATAGAAGTAGgttattaaagataattttctCTCACTTGAATATGTATGTGTTGAAACTTAAAATTAGGAGTCCCTGGGTCCCAGCATGAGCAAGCAAGAGAAATGGAGTTTTCAACATATACACCCACATAGTTAGGTTTTTAGACACAACTAACATTCATAGATTAGAGAAAGACATTTGAAAAAGCATAATTGAAGGCATGCATATTAGAGTGGAACACAAAACAATCACAAAATTAATATGatgtttataaaaatatccAATTAATGGAAGCAGTacctttttatctttacttttccgaGTTAAATTATGATCATCCTTCCTTCTCTtgctattttctttcttctgcaagaaaatggaaaaaaaaaatgccattAAAATAACATATCTCAGAATATAAGTATAAAAGCAATCCCAAAAATAACAGTAAGCTTCTTTATTTCTCTTTGCATAATTAAGGGTGGTGGGGAGTGGTTAGTCTCTTTaagaacttataaaaaaatgtcattataATAAGAGATCTCAGAAACTAAGTATAAAGCAATCCCAAAAATAACAGtaagcttctttttttctttttgtattattaAGGGTGGTGGGGAGTGATTAGTCTCTTTAAGAACTTATCAAAAAAAGTGTGTTACACCATTCTAATGGAGGAACCAATCACCATTTACCCTTTTCATTCACAAAGGAAAAAAGATGATTAACCTTGAAGAATTTTATCAAGTATCTTATGTAATTCAATAAACCTTATTAAGAATCTTTTATCTAAGCTGAAGAACAGGTCATGAAAAAACcacaaggggggggggggggggtacaaGAGGCCAAAACCTGatgaaatttataaatacaTAGTTCCAATATTTGGAAGATATCTACCATGCAACAACATATCTAAGATAAGATTCTCACGTGTCCAGCAAACAAGAAATTTGCATGACCATGATGTACCCACATTAACCCTTGAACACATTTATGACAATCttctaaaaaaagaatcatGATAAGTTAGAACCTGCAACCTTGTAGATACTAGATACATGATCTGATCCAAATTGTTCAATAGTCAACGGGTCATACACTTAAACCTCATGTAACAGTAACCTTATCAACTTGCGGGAAATAGGTTTTCAGAATGACATAAGCAACTTAAGACAGCAACCAACAAGTACATAACTTACATTCATCCACCTGACTCGCAGTGCTACATCACGAACCGTTTTTTGCTGTAGCTGTAGGGCTATCTTTGCATAGCGTACTATGTTGGATTCTGAGGCATACCTAAAAGGGAAATTTTGgaattc
The nucleotide sequence above comes from Glycine soja cultivar W05 chromosome 11, ASM419377v2, whole genome shotgun sequence. Encoded proteins:
- the LOC114377515 gene encoding uncharacterized protein LOC114377515, with amino-acid sequence MMANPSGNHQEHTHVVSSSAPETSGAALAMKHNPGISLDWTAEEQAILEDGLSKYASESNIVRYAKIALQLQQKTVRDVALRVRWMNKKENSKRRKDDHNLTRKSKDKKERVSDPAVKSSNFVARSNVSPYAPPMIAMDNDDGISYTAIGGPTGDLLEQNAQALNQISTNLSAFQVQENINLFCQTRDNILKIMNELNDSPEVMKQMPPLPVKVNEELANSILPRTNLPPQS